A genomic segment from Pseudoalteromonas nigrifaciens encodes:
- a CDS encoding TetR/AcrR family transcriptional regulator has protein sequence MANKIKFERETVVRLASQLFWEKGFHATSTRDLQEAINMRPGSIYSAFGSKEGLYIESLRDYTVQMESQIKECLSTSDTILGGLRAFVENVITKKESAPSAICMLVKANCEFADKDSNLYQLSLDLIDKFENYLSVLFEQAIAKNELSNNISAQEYARFFEVQFTGLRGYFNRPGVESLAQPMIDQMFKIIKSL, from the coding sequence ATGGCGAATAAGATTAAGTTTGAGCGTGAGACAGTTGTCCGCCTTGCAAGTCAGCTATTTTGGGAAAAGGGTTTTCATGCAACATCGACGCGTGATTTACAAGAAGCTATTAATATGCGACCTGGCAGTATCTACTCTGCTTTTGGCTCTAAGGAAGGGCTTTATATTGAGTCTTTACGAGACTACACAGTACAAATGGAGAGCCAGATTAAAGAGTGCCTATCCACATCAGATACTATTTTGGGTGGGCTGCGCGCTTTTGTTGAAAATGTAATAACAAAAAAAGAAAGTGCGCCTAGTGCTATTTGTATGCTGGTAAAGGCCAACTGTGAATTTGCAGATAAAGACAGCAATTTATATCAACTAAGCTTAGATTTAATTGATAAATTTGAAAACTACCTTTCGGTTCTTTTTGAACAAGCAATAGCAAAAAATGAGTTAAGTAATAATATATCTGCGCAAGAGTATGCACGCTTTTTTGAAGTGCAGTTTACTGGTTTACGTGGTTATTTTAATCGCCCGGGTGTTGAGTCACTGGCTCAGCCAATGATAGATCAAATGTTTAAGATCATAAAAAGCTTATAA